Part of the Corynebacterium efficiens YS-314 genome is shown below.
CGAATACCAGGCGCTTCTCCGGATCCTCCTGGTCATCCAGGTACTGCAGGGGGGTGGTGATCCACCCCAGGGCGATCTCCCGCGTCTGTTTGATCGGCATAGCGATCAGATCGCCCACCTTGATCCGCCCCACCAGCATCCACAGCTGCGCGATGATGTTGGGAATCGCCGTGGACTCATGGGCATAGGCTCTTTCTACGTGGGCCTGCACTTCCTCCCGCGTTGTGCAGGAGAGCAGTTCTGGTCCCGCTTCATACCATCCACCGCCGGAGAATCCCTTGCTCCAGGCCCATTCCGCCCGTTCGCCGTGCTTGCCTGCGCGGATCACCCATGCCACCATGTGCTGCTCCTAGTTCTTGCGCTCTCACCGCGGGGTGAGTTCGATGTTGTCGATCAGCCGGACCTGGCCGACGTGGATTGCGGCGACGACCAGCGCGGGGCGGTCGAGGGCCCCGGTGACGGTGAGGGGTTCGAGGGTGGCGGCGTCGACAAGCTCCAGGTGGTCCAGACGCACCCCTTGGGCCGCGCGCAGCTGCGCACGCGCGCCCTCGATGTCGAGTGGCTGGCCGGTGGCGGCGCGTTCCTCCAGGTCGAAGAGTACACGCGGCAACACCAGCGCAGCTGCACGATCAGCCCCGGAAAGCCGCTGGTTGCGGCTGGATTCCGCCAGTCCGTCGGCGGCACGGATGATCGGCACGGCGCGGATCTCCAGGGGGAAATCCAGGTCCCGAACCAGACGTCGGATCACGGCGACCTGCTGGGCATCCTTCTGCCCGAAGTAGGCGCGGTCCGGGCGCACCAGGTTGAAGAGCTTTGCGACGACCGTCGCCACCCCATCGAAATGCCCCGGCCTGCTGGCGCCCTCGAGCCGCTCACCCATCTCACCGGTGCGCACCCACAGCATCGGCAGGCCGGTGGGGCCGTACATCTCCTCCACATCGGGGGCGAATACAACATCCACGCCCTCGGCCTCCAGCAGTGCCACATCGGCATCGAGCTGGCGGGGGTAGTTGCGGTAGTCATCGCAGTCACCCAGCGCCTCGAACTGGAGGGGGTTGACGAAGATGCTGGTCACCACCACATCATTCTCCTCCCTGGCCTTCGCCACCAGGGATGCGTGACCGGAGTGGAGGGCGCCCATGGTGGGCACCAGGCCTATGGAGCGCTGCTGGGTGTGGAGGGGCGTCAGGGCGTCGAGAAGCTCTTTCTTGGTGCGTGCAACCAGCATGTCAGTAGCTCTCCACCTCGCCGGGGAACGCGCCGGAGCCCACCTCATCGGCGTAGGCGCGGGCGGCCTCGAGCAGCTGATCGCCTAAGGTGGCGTACTCACGGACGAAACGCGGCTTGCGGCCCCGGTTGAACCCGAAGGCATCCTGCCACACGAGCACCTGGCCATCGGTGCCGTTACCTGCGCCGATGCCGATGGTGGCGATGTCGAGCTGGTTGGTCACCTCGGTGGCGATCTCGGCGGGGACCATCTCCAGGACCACGGCGAAGGCACCGGCGGCCTGGACGGCGTGGGCGTCGGCAAGCAGCTTGTCCGCACCGCTGCCGCGGCCCTGGACCACGGGTCCGCCGAGGGCATGCTCGGACTGCGGGGTGAAACCGATGTGCCCGCAGACGGGAATGCCGGCGTCGACAATGCGCCGGATGGTGGAGGCCATCTCCACACCACCCTCGATCTTGACGGCCGCGGCGCCGGTCTCCCGCATGACGCGCACGGCGGATTCCACCGCCTGCTGCTCACTGACCTCATAGGTGCCGAAGGGCAGATCCACAATGACCAGCGCACGTTTAGCCGCGATGGTGACCGCCTTGGCCAGCACGATCATCTCATCCAGGGTGATCGACAGGGTGGTCTCCCGCCCCAGCACCACATTGGCGGCGGAATCACCGACCAGCAGCATATCGATCCCCGCCTCATCAAAGATGGCGGCGGTCATCGCGTCATAACTGGTGAGGACGGAAATCTTCGTCCCATTCGCCTTCGCCTCATGGATGTGACGGGTGCGGATCTTCTTTGCATCAATGCCAGACATGACGATGAGTATAGAGGCCACCCGGGATACCCAGGTGACGTGAGTGCTACTTGATCGGTTCCGGTGGGGAGATCTTCTCAGGAAGCGACAGGGGACGGGTACCGGTCCGCCACATGCTCATGGATCCACCCCAGGTAGCGATCCCACGCATCCGGCGCACCCAAACGGGCATTCCGTGCCTCGGCCGCCGGGCCATCGGGAAGATGATAAACATCAGCGGCGGCCAGCGAGGTGATCTGCACCCGGCGGGCGCGGTCCGCCCGCAGCTCCTGGTACCGCTGGCGGGCGGTGTCCCAGCCGGTGCCCTGTTCCAGCCCCTCCATAAGGCAATCGGCGAGCACGATGGCGTCCTCTATGGACTGGTTGGCGCCCTGGCCGTGGTGGGGGACCATGGCGTGGGCGGCGTCGCCGATGAGCGTGATGCGCCCCTTGCTCCACCGCTGCAGCGGTGGGCGGTGGAAGAGCGCCCACCGTTCGGTCACGGGGTTGGCGCTGATCATCTCGGTGATGGCCGGGGCCCACCCCTCGAAGGCCCTGAGGTGTTCATCCTCCTCCGCCACCGGTACCACCCAGGAGCTTTCCTCCCACGGGCCGTTGTGACGCTGCACCAGGAAGAAGTTCTGCACCCCGCCGCCGATGGGGTAGTGCAGCAGGTGCCCACCGGGGCCCATCCAGAACTGGATGGCCTCCGGATCGGGGAGCGACGGCATCTTCTCGGGGGCGACCAGTCCGCGCCAGGCGTGGCAGCCGGAGAACTGGGCGTCATCATAGCCCAGGATCTCCCGACGCAACCGGGAACGTACCCCGTCGGCACCGATGACCAGATCAGCCTCCACCGTGTCACCGTCTGCGAAGTACAGGACCGCGGCATCGGTGCGCTCCTCCACCCGGATGCACCGCTTGTTCAGATGGATCGCGTCCTCGCCCACCGCATGCTTCAGGATGTGCTGCAGGTCAGCGCGGTGCACCCCGTAATAGGGTGCGCCGGCACGCTCGTGGTAGTCCTCGCGAGAGGAGATCCGGCTGATCACCCGGCCATCACGCCCGTCGCGCAGGATCAGCCCATCCACATCGGCGCTCTTCTCCGCCAGTTCCTCCCCGACGCCGAGTCGGTCGCGCAGGAAATGGGTGGCGTTGGCGGACAGGGCCACGGCGGCACCGACCTCACGCAGCTCGGAGGCCTGTTCGTAGATCTGTGGTTCCAGTCCGCGGCGGCGCAGTTCCGCTGCCAGGGTGAGTCCACCGATACCGGCTCCCACGATGGCGATCCTGGTACGTGATGATGTCATGTGCTTCTCCTTCACTTGGGTGTCGCTTATGGAAGATCGTAGGAGCCGGGCCGGGGCGGTTTCATCGGCGTTCTGTGGCAATTTACCGACGGGTTTTCCGACACTCTGTCGGATGCTCTGGGTACTGTCGGACGGATGAAGCGTTTGCCTGAGCTTGACGACGCCCTCCAGAACCTCTCGGAGGACCTCGACCGTCGCCTGGTGGTGATCGACAGGACCATGCGGGTGGTGTCCTATTCCATCCATGAATCCCCAGCGGACCGCCAGCGTCTCTTCCACATGCTTGCCCACAGTGATTCCTGGCCCCGACCCGTCACCACGACCACGCCACATCAGGTGGTGGAGATCCCGGATGTCGGCCCCATGCTCTTCCTCCGGTTGCTTGACCCCCGCAGGCAGATCATCGGTCACCTGGTCCTGCCCGTGGATGACTCTGCGCCGGAGGAGTCTGTGCTCGCCGGTGCGGCGGCTGCCACCCCGCACCTGTCGACACTGCTTGCCGCCCGCCAGCACGATGACATGGACCGGGAGGCCCGTTCCCATCATCTGGCTGTCCAGTTGGTCAGCGGTGATGCCGGGGCGCGGGCGAAGGCTGCCGACGCACTCATCACGGAACGTTTCCTCAGCTCAGCGGAGAGCTGCTGCGCTGTTGCCCTCGGCGTGGATCCGCGCGGCGCGACACCCCTGGATCATGAGAAGACCGCACAGGCCGTGACACGGACCCTGGATTTTGTGCGGGAGACCTCCACCGCGACCGTCATCGGTGGTGTCCTGGATGACAGGGTTGGCGTGCTCGTGTTCCCACGGCCGGTGGTGGTTCCCAGGCTGCGCCGGATCCTGGAGGATCCCCAACTGATACCGGTCCGGGCGGGCATTGGACCACTGGTACCGCTGGGGGAGGTCCACCGTTCCCTCGACCGTGCCCGCCTGTCCTGGCGGGCATCCTGGCTGGCACCGGATGCCCACGACACCGTCACCACCTGGGAGACCGTGGGGTTGGATGGGACCCTGGCGCGGCTGCCCCTGGAGGATTTCCTCCCCGAGGATCTGCCACCCTCCATAAGGGAACTGCTGGCGGCGGTGGAGTCCCCGATGCTGCTGGACACCCTGGAGGCCTATCTCACCGCCGGCGGCGATGCGCAGCAGACCGCACGCACCCTCAGCATCCACCGCTCAACTTTGTACTACCGGCTGGACAAGCTACGTGTGCTTATCGACGGCGACCTCAGCGACGGCCTCCTCCGCCGTGAACTCCACACCGGGCTGCGGATCGCGCAGCTCGCGGGCCTGGTTCCCGGGGAATGGACGAAATGAGGTGAAAACGACGATAACGGGTGAAAATTAAGGTGCTAAACGGAAGAAAACACATTTTCTTCCATATAGGACAGGTGCTATCGGTATCTAAATGATTGAAGCCGTCATTTTCGGGTCTTCGGCCTGCCCCGTCGCACACTCACCGTGGGATCACCCGGGATCCAGAACCGCAGCGGGGCATCGGCGTTCTTCGTGATGCCTACCCGGGGCCCACTGACCCACTCGGGGCGTTCTGAAGGTTCCATCAGCTGGAAATCCGTGCCGTTGATGGGGGCGTGGTTATCGCTCAGTTGGAAGTTGAGGGCCTGCCCCAGGTTGCCGGGACCCTGGGCCAGACGGGTGAAGGGGACGTCACCGCGGCGTCGATAAGCAATGTCCTCCCCGGCCACCACCTCACCCGCACGCAACAGGACACCCTGGCCCACGCCCTCCGGCGCGCAGGCGATATTGCCCGCGCGGTGGATGCCATAGGAGATGTAGATGTACATGTGGCCGCCGGGGCCGAACATCGCGGCATTGCGCGCGGTCTTGCCACGGTGTGTGTGGGCGGCGGCATCCTCCGCGCCGAGATAGGCCTCCACCTCCGTCAGACGGATCGACACCCCGTCATGGGTGAAGATGCAACCGAGGAGCTGCGGGGCGACAATATCTGCGGGTTGGAGGAAGTCGATGGGCATGGCAGCGATTGTAGGCGGACATACAATTCCGGCCACGGCGCTGGCATAACTACCTAGACTGAAACCACACCGCCTATGGGTGGATGGTTCCCGTGGCGAATGAGACAGCATGCAGCAAGGAGGCCCACATGGCTGCTTCACCCAGGACATACCTTTTCGATTTGTACGGTGTGACGTTGAAGGTCGAGGGACCGGCGCAGTTCGAACGTGTAAACCGTGTGATCGGCGAACCGGGGAAAACCGAGCACTTCCGGGAGGTGTACACGGAACTGCGGCAGGATCTCAACGCCGGGCGCATCTCCGAGATCAGTTATTGGAACCAGGTGCAGGCCCGCGTCGGGTTGCTGGATTTCGATTTCGGTGAGGCGATGGCCGCTGATTATGCCGGCATCACCGAGATGGATGAGGACGTCCGCGGGTTCATCGACGGGCTCAAGGACCGGGGCCACCGGGTGGGCGTGCTGGCCAATATCCCCCGCGGGGTGGCCGCGCGCCTGCGTGATGTGCACGGCGAGTGGCTGAACTCCCTGGATGCCGTGTTGTTCTCCTGCGAGATCGACACCGCCAAACCCGATCCGAAGGCCTATGAGGTGGCCATCGAGGCACTCGGCGTGCCAGCGGGGGAGATCACCTTCATCGATGACCGTAGCGTCAACGTCGAGGCCGCCCGCGAGGCCGGCATGAACGCCATCCACTTCACCACCCTCGATGCGCTGAAACAAGAACTGAAGGAACAACTGTCATGACTGAAGCGACCACCGGACCCCTGATCCTGCCCTTCAACGGCAAAACCCCCCGCATCCACGAATCCGCCTGGATCGCCCCGAACGCCACCATCATCGGTGACGTCGAGATCGGCGCGGATGCCTCCGTGTTCTACGGGGTGGTCCTGCGCGGGGATGTCAACGCCATCCGCATCGGCGCACGCACCAACATCCAGGACAACTGCGTCCTCCACGTCGACGCCGACGCCCCCTGCACCCTCGGCGATGATGTCACCGTCGGCCACATGGCCCTCGTGCACGGTTCCACCGTGGGCAACGGCACCCTGGTGGGCATGAAGGCCGGGCTGCTCTCCCGCAGCGTGATCGGGCCGGGGTCCCTCATCGCCGCCGGTGCGATCGTGCTCGAGGGGCAGGAGATCCCCGCGAAATCCCTCGCCGCCGGCGTGCCAGCGAAGGTGCGACGGGAGCTTTCCGACGAACAGTCCTCCGCCTTCATTCCCCACGCCGGACGCTATGTGCAGACCTCCAAGGCACAGGCCTCCATAAGCGAGACATTGCCGCTGGATGAGGTGCGTTTCAGTTGATTCCCAGGCCGTAGTGGGGGACTGGCAGGCGTGATACTTTGGGGAAGGTAGTGGTCCCACTGCCACCACCCCTCACAACATGGGAGATTCCGATGGGCACACCTTTTTATCATCCGGACAATAACTCGGGCAGCAACTCAGATAACCAGGGTGCCAATCCCAATCCGTGGCAGGGGGAATACCCCCAGCCCCAGTGGAATCAGCCTCCGGCCCACTACAGCCACGCCTCGCAGAGTTACCCCATGCCCCAGTACGGCTACCAGCCACAGCCCGTGCAGAAGAGCATGGTTCTCGCAGCTATTCTTGCCCTGTTCCTGGGGCATCTGGGTATCCACAATTTCTACCTGGGGTATACCCGCGCCGGGCTCGCCCAGCTTGGATTGTCCATCGCGGGGTGGGTCCTTGCCATCGTGCTCATTGGTTTCGTGTTCCTGTTTGTGGTGGGTGTGTGGGCGCTCATTGATTTCATTCTCATCCTGATGCGCAGCGGACGTTTCCGCGTCGATGCCAGTGGAGTGCCGCTTCAGTAGGTTCCGCGCTGCAGCAAGCCCGAAAACACCAACAACTCCGGGGTGACACGATCAGGTCGTGGCACCCCGGAGCTGTTCCACCGCTTATGGAGGCAGTACCCCTCTGTAGCTCTAGTTGCCTGTCCCCTGCTGAACGGGGGTCAGTGCCAGCGGGGTGTTGAGCAGACGGTCCAGCGCGACGGCCCGGGCGGCGGCGCGGACGTTCTCGCGGTGGGTGGGGATCAGGCGGAGTTCGATGTCGCGGTCGTATTCCTTCTTCAGTTCGGCGGCGAAGATGGAACGTCCCTTCTGGTCCTCGGAGAAGGCCGATCCGGACAGGACGAGGGTGGAGGGCTGGAGGTCACGGGCCGCCGCGGCTGCGGCGTGGGCGAGCAGGGTGGCGCGCTCGTCGAGAAGCGTGCGGACCTTCGGGTCGCGGTCGGCGAGGGTGACCAGTTCGGAGAGGGTGTCCGCGTAGGTGCCCTGGTCGGAGACCCGGTTGAGGAAACCCTGGGTGCTCAGTGCGTCCTCGGGGGTCATGCCGCCGGTGTCCAGGGCGGAATCGCTGGTGGCCTGCAGCG
Proteins encoded:
- a CDS encoding FAD-dependent monooxygenase → MTSSRTRIAIVGAGIGGLTLAAELRRRGLEPQIYEQASELREVGAAVALSANATHFLRDRLGVGEELAEKSADVDGLILRDGRDGRVISRISSREDYHERAGAPYYGVHRADLQHILKHAVGEDAIHLNKRCIRVEERTDAAVLYFADGDTVEADLVIGADGVRSRLRREILGYDDAQFSGCHAWRGLVAPEKMPSLPDPEAIQFWMGPGGHLLHYPIGGGVQNFFLVQRHNGPWEESSWVVPVAEEDEHLRAFEGWAPAITEMISANPVTERWALFHRPPLQRWSKGRITLIGDAAHAMVPHHGQGANQSIEDAIVLADCLMEGLEQGTGWDTARQRYQELRADRARRVQITSLAAADVYHLPDGPAAEARNARLGAPDAWDRYLGWIHEHVADRYPSPVAS
- a CDS encoding TM2 domain-containing protein translates to MPQYGYQPQPVQKSMVLAAILALFLGHLGIHNFYLGYTRAGLAQLGLSIAGWVLAIVLIGFVFLFVVGVWALIDFILILMRSGRFRVDASGVPLQ
- the panB gene encoding 3-methyl-2-oxobutanoate hydroxymethyltransferase; amino-acid sequence: MSGIDAKKIRTRHIHEAKANGTKISVLTSYDAMTAAIFDEAGIDMLLVGDSAANVVLGRETTLSITLDEMIVLAKAVTIAAKRALVIVDLPFGTYEVSEQQAVESAVRVMRETGAAAVKIEGGVEMASTIRRIVDAGIPVCGHIGFTPQSEHALGGPVVQGRGSGADKLLADAHAVQAAGAFAVVLEMVPAEIATEVTNQLDIATIGIGAGNGTDGQVLVWQDAFGFNRGRKPRFVREYATLGDQLLEAARAYADEVGSGAFPGEVESY
- a CDS encoding DNA-3-methyladenine glycosylase — encoded protein: MPIDFLQPADIVAPQLLGCIFTHDGVSIRLTEVEAYLGAEDAAAHTHRGKTARNAAMFGPGGHMYIYISYGIHRAGNIACAPEGVGQGVLLRAGEVVAGEDIAYRRRGDVPFTRLAQGPGNLGQALNFQLSDNHAPINGTDFQLMEPSERPEWVSGPRVGITKNADAPLRFWIPGDPTVSVRRGRPKTRK
- a CDS encoding HAD family hydrolase, with product MAASPRTYLFDLYGVTLKVEGPAQFERVNRVIGEPGKTEHFREVYTELRQDLNAGRISEISYWNQVQARVGLLDFDFGEAMAADYAGITEMDEDVRGFIDGLKDRGHRVGVLANIPRGVAARLRDVHGEWLNSLDAVLFSCEIDTAKPDPKAYEVAIEALGVPAGEITFIDDRSVNVEAAREAGMNAIHFTTLDALKQELKEQLS
- a CDS encoding gamma carbonic anhydrase family protein, with translation MTEATTGPLILPFNGKTPRIHESAWIAPNATIIGDVEIGADASVFYGVVLRGDVNAIRIGARTNIQDNCVLHVDADAPCTLGDDVTVGHMALVHGSTVGNGTLVGMKAGLLSRSVIGPGSLIAAGAIVLEGQEIPAKSLAAGVPAKVRRELSDEQSSAFIPHAGRYVQTSKAQASISETLPLDEVRFS
- the panC gene encoding pantoate--beta-alanine ligase gives rise to the protein MLVARTKKELLDALTPLHTQQRSIGLVPTMGALHSGHASLVAKAREENDVVVTSIFVNPLQFEALGDCDDYRNYPRQLDADVALLEAEGVDVVFAPDVEEMYGPTGLPMLWVRTGEMGERLEGASRPGHFDGVATVVAKLFNLVRPDRAYFGQKDAQQVAVIRRLVRDLDFPLEIRAVPIIRAADGLAESSRNQRLSGADRAAALVLPRVLFDLEERAATGQPLDIEGARAQLRAAQGVRLDHLELVDAATLEPLTVTGALDRPALVVAAIHVGQVRLIDNIELTPR
- a CDS encoding PucR family transcriptional regulator; the encoded protein is MKRLPELDDALQNLSEDLDRRLVVIDRTMRVVSYSIHESPADRQRLFHMLAHSDSWPRPVTTTTPHQVVEIPDVGPMLFLRLLDPRRQIIGHLVLPVDDSAPEESVLAGAAAATPHLSTLLAARQHDDMDREARSHHLAVQLVSGDAGARAKAADALITERFLSSAESCCAVALGVDPRGATPLDHEKTAQAVTRTLDFVRETSTATVIGGVLDDRVGVLVFPRPVVVPRLRRILEDPQLIPVRAGIGPLVPLGEVHRSLDRARLSWRASWLAPDAHDTVTTWETVGLDGTLARLPLEDFLPEDLPPSIRELLAAVESPMLLDTLEAYLTAGGDAQQTARTLSIHRSTLYYRLDKLRVLIDGDLSDGLLRRELHTGLRIAQLAGLVPGEWTK